In a genomic window of Paroedura picta isolate Pp20150507F chromosome 14, Ppicta_v3.0, whole genome shotgun sequence:
- the KLHL42 gene encoding kelch-like protein 42 translates to MSGAQQQQEAQEAEAARPEDRDCAGARAAGEAMVQIRLGERRFAVCRRKLLEQSDYFGALYRSGMREAAEAEEQQLRGGLSARGLELVLDFIDTRSLARLERPEGGEPPLLAELVEAASYLQVTPLLRRLRSQVRLDNCLELRQLAQTYGLAELEEACLRFMAARFHQVLRRPEARPHLLLPSALRLQLRERRMKGTAALLALGNFAGAPPALGMPPPEDSPCAMLRYDEGGRRWLVQPSNLPADLANVRGYGSAVLDNYLFIVGGYRLTSQEISAAHCYNPCLNEWSQTASMNQKRANFKLLAVGGKLYAVGGQSLSNVECYNPEHDWWNFVASLPSPLAEFSACECKGKIYVMGGYTTRDRNLNILQYCPNSDSWTTFELCDIHIRKQQMLSVEETIYIVGGCIHDVGSNQKPSQNEDMLTVQSYNTATREWLYLKENTSKSGLNLTCTLHNDGIYILSRDLTLSTSLEHRVFLKYNIFSDRWESLRHFPTFGQNILACSMYLPNLI, encoded by the exons ATGTCCGGCGCtcagcagcagcaagaggcgcaggaggcggaggcggcgcggCCGGAGGATCGGGACTGCgcgggggcgcgggcggcgggcgaGGCGATGGTGCAGATCCGGCTGGGCGAGCGGCGCTTCGCGGTGTGCCGGCGGAAGCTGCTGGAGCAGAGCGACTACTTCGGCGCGCTGTACCGCTCGGGCATGCGGGAGGCGGCCGAGGCGGAGGAGCAGCAGCTGCGCGGCGGGCTGAGCGCGCGCGGCCTGGAGCTGGTCCTCGACTTCATCGACACGCGCAGCCTGGCGCGGCTGGAGCGGCCGGAGGGCGGCGAGCCCCCCCTGCTGGCCGAGCTGGTCGAGGCGGCCTCCTACCTGCAGGTGACCCCGCTGCTGCGCCGCCTGCGCTCCCAGGTGCGCCTGGACAACTGCCTGGAGCTCCGCCAGCTGGCCCAGACCTACGGCCTGGCCGAGCTGGAGGAGGCCTGCCTCCGCTTCATGGCCGCCCGCTTCCACCAGGTGCTCCGCAGGCCCGAGGCCCGCCCCCACCTGCTCCTCCCCAGTGCCCTGCGGCTCCAGCTGCGGGAGAGGCGCATGAAGGGCACCGCCGCCCTGCTGGCCCTGGGCAACTTCGCCGGCGCCCCTCCTGCCCTGGGCATGCCACCCCCCGAAGACTCGCCCTGTGCCATGCTCCGCTACGACGAAGGGGGTCGGCGCTGGCTGGTGCAGCCCAGCAACCTGCCTGCTGACCTGGCCAACGTCCGAGGGTACGGCTCCGCCGTGCTGGACAACTACCTGTTCATCGTGGGGGGCTACCGCCTCACCAGCCAGGAGATCTCGGCCGCCCACTGCTACAACCCCTGCCTGAACGAGTGGAGTCAGACGGCTTCCATGAACCAGAAGAG GGCGAACTTTAAGCTGTTGGCCGTCGGAGGAAAGCTGTATGCCGTCGGCGGGCAGTCCCTCTCTAACGTGGAGTGTTACAACCCTGAGCATGACTGGTGGAACTTCGTGGCGTCTCTGCCCAGCCCCCTGGCGGAATTCTCGGCCTGCGAGTGCAAAGGCAAGATCTACGTCATGGGCGGCTACACCACGAGAG ACCGAAACCTGAACATCTTGCAGTACTGTCCTAACTCAGACAGCTGGACGACCTTTGAGCTGTGCGACATCCACATCCGCAAGCAGCAAATGCTCTCCGTTGAAGAAACCATCTACATAGTTGGGGGCTGTATCCATGACGTGGGCTCCAACCAAAAACCCAGCCAGAACGAGGACATGTTGACAGTGCAGTCTTACAACACGGCCACCAGAGAGTGGCTCTACCTCAAAGAGAACACCTCCAAATCGGGTCTTAATTTGACTTGTACTCTGCACAACGACGGGATCTATATCCTCAGCAGGGATCTCACTCTCTCGACAAGCTTGGAGCACCGAGTCTTCTTGAAGTACAATATATTTTCAGACCGATGGGAGTCCCTGAGGCACTTCCCCACCTTTGGACAAAACATATTGGCCTGTTCGATGTACCTGCCAAATCTTATTTGA